The following coding sequences lie in one Variovorax terrae genomic window:
- the argB gene encoding acetylglutamate kinase: MTDTLPVTPRDKAEILAQALPYIRKFHGKTMVIKYGGNAMTDPALQADFAEDVVLLKLVGMNPVVVHGGGPQIETALNRLGKKGTFIQGMRVTDAETMEVVEWVLAGEVQQDIVGLINQAGGKAVGLTGRDGGLIRAQKLKMVDKDDPAKEHDVGQVGDIVSIDPSVVKALQDDAFIPVISPIGFGEQNESYNINADVVAGKLATVLKAEKLVLLTNTPGVLDKSGQLLTDLTAREIDELFADGTISGGMLPKISGALDAAKSGVNAVHIIDGRVPHAMLLEILTDQAYGTMIRSH; the protein is encoded by the coding sequence ATGACCGACACTCTTCCCGTCACCCCCCGCGACAAGGCCGAAATCCTGGCCCAGGCCCTGCCGTACATCCGAAAGTTCCATGGCAAGACCATGGTCATCAAGTACGGTGGCAACGCCATGACCGACCCGGCCCTGCAAGCCGACTTTGCCGAGGACGTGGTGCTGCTCAAGCTGGTGGGCATGAACCCGGTGGTGGTGCACGGCGGCGGGCCGCAGATCGAGACGGCGCTCAATCGCCTGGGCAAGAAGGGCACGTTCATCCAGGGCATGCGCGTCACTGACGCCGAGACCATGGAAGTGGTGGAGTGGGTGCTGGCCGGCGAGGTGCAGCAGGACATCGTGGGCCTGATCAACCAGGCCGGCGGCAAGGCCGTGGGCCTGACCGGGCGCGACGGCGGGCTGATCCGCGCGCAGAAGCTCAAGATGGTGGACAAGGACGATCCGGCCAAGGAGCACGACGTAGGCCAGGTCGGTGACATCGTGTCGATCGACCCCAGCGTGGTCAAGGCGCTGCAGGACGACGCCTTCATTCCCGTCATCAGCCCGATCGGTTTCGGCGAGCAGAACGAGAGCTACAACATCAATGCCGACGTGGTGGCCGGCAAGCTGGCCACCGTGCTCAAGGCCGAGAAGCTGGTGCTGCTGACCAACACGCCCGGCGTGCTGGACAAGTCGGGCCAGCTGCTGACCGACCTCACCGCGCGCGAGATCGACGAGCTGTTCGCCGACGGCACCATCTCCGGCGGCATGCTGCCCAAGATCAGCGGTGCGCTGGATGCCGCCAAGAGCGGCGTGAACGCAGTGCACATCATCGACGGCCGGGTGCCGCATGCCATGCTGCTGGAGATCCTGACCGACCAGGCCTACGGCACCATGATCCGGTCGCACTGA
- a CDS encoding response regulator transcription factor has product MRLLLVEDDVMVASGIKLGLTDAGYAVDWVGSGERAEEVLRSESFDAAIVDIGLPKMDGLELTRLLRREGHTLPVLVLTARDALHDRVQGLDMGADDYMIKPFELPELLARLRALLRRSQAATTAVLSFGPLELDTANRRACIRNGTEAHAPGLPIELGPREWTVLEYLLINAPKPASKDKLLQALTGWDREITPNAVEVYISRLRGKLEPHGVALRSIRGFGYRLELQGRA; this is encoded by the coding sequence ATGCGGCTTCTCCTGGTCGAAGACGACGTGATGGTGGCCAGCGGCATCAAGCTGGGGCTTACCGACGCCGGCTATGCGGTGGACTGGGTGGGCAGCGGTGAGCGCGCCGAGGAGGTGCTCAGGAGCGAATCCTTCGATGCGGCCATCGTCGACATCGGCCTGCCCAAGATGGACGGCCTGGAGCTCACGCGGCTGCTGCGCCGCGAGGGCCACACCCTGCCGGTGCTGGTGCTGACCGCGCGCGACGCGCTGCACGACCGCGTGCAGGGGCTGGACATGGGCGCCGACGACTACATGATCAAGCCGTTCGAGCTGCCCGAGCTGCTGGCGCGGCTGCGCGCGCTGCTGCGCCGCTCGCAGGCGGCCACCACGGCGGTGCTGAGTTTCGGCCCGCTGGAGCTGGACACCGCGAACCGCCGCGCCTGCATCCGCAACGGCACCGAGGCCCATGCGCCCGGCCTGCCCATCGAGCTCGGCCCGCGCGAGTGGACGGTGCTCGAATACCTGCTGATCAACGCCCCCAAGCCCGCCAGCAAGGACAAGCTGCTGCAGGCCCTGACCGGCTGGGACCGCGAAATCACCCCCAACGCGGTGGAGGTCTACATCTCGCGCCTGCGCGGCAAGCTCGAGCCGCACGGCGTGGCGCTGCGCTCGATCCGCGGGTTCGGCTACCGGCTGGAGTTGCAGGGACGGGCATGA
- a CDS encoding sensor histidine kinase — translation MTSGLQRRLLVMLLVPLFLLSLLNAWLDYRSADNAALQQDRQLLRLVPLLADSVVAPGTQPGDPPVLLLAPPVEEFLKERSGVSTYSVSDLEGRLQHGDGWLVGPLPATREPEFRSDEDTGVVYRIVAQRVDTAAGEMVVQLADGSDSRQQWMRSVLLKVLLPNLVLLAAAAFAVGWSVRRALRPLIELKEAVERRSPRDLSAIDEQASPDEVRPLVQSLNRLFGLVNAQAESQRRFVADAAHQLRTPLAGLQAQVEAWAQAVNNRRNQPAVQGGPPQDAINLKAEQIYKLRGATRRTSQLANQLLALSRADARSMEAQPMQRVDLKDLCESLLEAYLDAATAKRIDLGLDAQRAQVMGHDWLLRELLGNLVDNAVKYTPEGGTVTIRCGRRDGAPFLEVEDDGPGVVPAERPRVLERFYRVLGTQGEGNGLGLAIADEIARVHGSPLELRSGQGGRGLRATLVFKG, via the coding sequence ATGACCTCGGGGCTGCAGCGCCGCCTGCTGGTCATGCTGCTGGTTCCGCTGTTCCTGCTGTCGCTGCTCAACGCCTGGCTTGACTACCGCTCGGCCGACAACGCGGCGCTGCAGCAGGACCGCCAGCTGCTGCGGCTGGTGCCACTGCTGGCCGATTCGGTGGTGGCGCCCGGCACCCAGCCGGGCGATCCGCCGGTGCTGCTGCTGGCGCCGCCGGTGGAAGAATTCCTCAAGGAGCGCTCCGGCGTCTCGACCTACAGCGTGTCCGACCTGGAAGGCCGGCTGCAGCATGGCGATGGCTGGCTGGTGGGCCCGCTGCCGGCCACGCGCGAGCCGGAGTTCCGCAGCGACGAGGACACCGGCGTGGTCTACCGCATCGTGGCCCAGCGCGTGGACACAGCGGCGGGCGAGATGGTGGTGCAGCTGGCCGATGGCTCCGACTCGCGCCAGCAATGGATGCGCTCGGTGCTGCTGAAGGTGCTGCTGCCCAACCTGGTGCTGCTGGCCGCGGCCGCCTTCGCCGTCGGCTGGAGCGTGCGGCGCGCGCTGCGCCCGCTGATCGAGCTCAAGGAGGCCGTGGAGCGGCGTTCGCCGCGCGACCTGAGCGCCATCGACGAGCAGGCCTCGCCCGACGAGGTGCGCCCGCTGGTGCAGTCGCTCAACCGGCTGTTCGGCCTGGTCAACGCGCAGGCCGAGAGCCAGCGCCGCTTCGTGGCCGATGCGGCGCACCAGCTGCGCACGCCGCTGGCCGGCCTGCAGGCCCAGGTGGAGGCCTGGGCCCAGGCCGTGAACAACCGCAGGAACCAGCCCGCGGTCCAGGGCGGGCCGCCGCAGGATGCCATCAACCTGAAAGCGGAGCAGATCTACAAGCTGCGCGGCGCCACGCGCCGCACCTCGCAGCTGGCCAACCAGCTGCTGGCCCTGTCGCGCGCCGACGCCCGCAGCATGGAGGCCCAGCCGATGCAGCGCGTGGACCTGAAGGACCTGTGCGAGAGCCTGCTCGAAGCCTACCTGGACGCCGCTACCGCCAAGCGCATCGACCTCGGGCTCGACGCCCAGCGGGCGCAGGTCATGGGCCACGACTGGCTGCTGCGCGAGCTGCTGGGCAACCTGGTCGACAACGCCGTCAAGTACACGCCCGAGGGCGGCACCGTCACCATCCGCTGCGGGCGGCGCGACGGGGCGCCGTTCCTGGAGGTCGAGGACGACGGCCCCGGCGTGGTGCCGGCCGAACGCCCCCGCGTGCTCGAGCGCTTCTACCGCGTGCTCGGCACCCAGGGCGAGGGCAACGGCCTGGGCCTGGCGATCGCCGACGAGATCGCGCGGGTGCACGGCAGCCCGCTGGAGCTGCGCAGCGGCCAGGGCGGGCGCGGGCTGAGGGCCACGCTGGTGTTCAAGGGCTGA
- the slmA gene encoding nucleoid occlusion factor SlmA, whose product MPDVELSTPPSSSAGEAAATPVRKRPKPGERRVQILQALATMLEQPGAERITTAALAARLEVSEAALYRHFASKAQMFEGLIEFIEQSVFSLVNQITEREPAGAVQASKMVAMLLQFAEKNPGMTRVMVGDALVFENERLQQRMNQFFDKIEATLKQSLRAAAESDGSATPSVDAQVRASVLTAFAVGRLQRFARSGFRRAPSEHLEASLARML is encoded by the coding sequence ATGCCCGACGTCGAACTCAGCACTCCCCCCTCCAGTTCTGCCGGCGAGGCCGCCGCGACGCCTGTGCGCAAGCGCCCCAAGCCGGGCGAGCGCCGGGTGCAGATCCTGCAGGCGCTGGCCACCATGCTGGAGCAGCCGGGCGCCGAGCGCATCACCACGGCGGCGCTGGCAGCGCGGCTCGAGGTGAGCGAGGCGGCGCTGTACCGCCACTTCGCCAGCAAGGCGCAGATGTTCGAGGGGCTGATCGAATTCATCGAGCAGAGCGTGTTCTCCCTGGTCAACCAGATCACCGAGCGCGAGCCGGCGGGGGCCGTCCAGGCCTCCAAGATGGTCGCCATGCTGCTGCAGTTCGCCGAGAAGAACCCGGGCATGACGCGCGTCATGGTCGGCGATGCGCTGGTGTTCGAGAACGAGCGCCTGCAGCAGCGCATGAACCAGTTCTTCGACAAGATCGAGGCCACGCTCAAGCAGAGCCTGCGCGCGGCGGCGGAGAGCGACGGCTCGGCCACCCCCAGCGTCGATGCCCAGGTGCGGGCCTCGGTGCTCACCGCGTTCGCGGTCGGCCGGCTGCAGCGCTTCGCGCGCTCGGGCTTCCGGCGCGCGCCGTCCGAGCACCTGGAAGCCAGCCTGGCCCGGATGCTATAA
- a CDS encoding malate/lactate/ureidoglycolate dehydrogenase, with protein sequence MEKVFEVQALRSWVATILRAAGSQPGEADTVAANLVLANLSGHDSHGVGMLPRYVDAVLEGGLKPNTGIKTLLDGGTLLSLDGQRGYGQVVGAQAMELGLARARAHGSCIMALANAHHLGRIGHFAEMAVAQGLVSLHFVNVLSRPVVAPWGGADGRYGTNPCCIGVPLAGRPPFVLDFATSRVAQGKMRVAHNKGERVAPGLLIDPAGQPTTDPGVVVVPQPPAGPGAGLFGALMPFGEHKGYGLAVACELLGGALTGGGTWHAPADAARAVVNGMLTVLIDPARLGTQAAFEQEALAFMDWLRQSPPAPGFETAVQTAGEPERAARLRREHSGITLDGQTWQEMVDAGRKLGLEPGSEA encoded by the coding sequence ATGGAAAAAGTGTTCGAAGTCCAGGCGCTGCGGTCATGGGTTGCTACCATTTTGAGAGCAGCCGGCAGCCAGCCCGGCGAAGCCGACACGGTCGCCGCCAACCTGGTGCTGGCCAACCTGAGCGGCCACGACTCGCATGGCGTGGGCATGCTGCCGCGCTATGTGGACGCGGTGCTCGAAGGCGGCCTGAAGCCCAACACCGGCATCAAGACCCTGCTCGACGGCGGCACGCTGCTGAGCCTGGACGGCCAGCGCGGCTACGGCCAGGTGGTGGGCGCGCAAGCCATGGAACTCGGCCTGGCGCGCGCCCGCGCGCACGGCAGCTGCATCATGGCGCTGGCCAACGCACACCACCTGGGCCGCATCGGCCATTTCGCCGAGATGGCGGTGGCGCAGGGGCTGGTGTCGCTGCACTTCGTCAACGTGCTGTCGCGCCCCGTGGTGGCGCCCTGGGGCGGCGCGGACGGCCGCTACGGCACCAACCCCTGCTGCATCGGCGTGCCGCTCGCGGGCCGCCCGCCGTTCGTGCTCGACTTCGCCACCAGCCGCGTGGCGCAGGGCAAGATGCGCGTGGCCCACAACAAGGGCGAGCGCGTGGCGCCGGGCCTGCTGATCGACCCGGCGGGCCAACCCACCACCGACCCGGGCGTGGTGGTGGTGCCGCAGCCGCCGGCCGGCCCCGGCGCGGGCCTGTTCGGCGCGCTGATGCCGTTTGGCGAGCACAAGGGCTACGGCCTGGCCGTGGCCTGCGAGCTGCTGGGCGGCGCGCTCACGGGCGGCGGCACCTGGCACGCGCCGGCGGATGCCGCGCGCGCGGTGGTGAACGGCATGCTGACGGTGCTGATCGACCCGGCGCGGCTGGGCACGCAGGCTGCGTTCGAGCAGGAGGCGCTGGCCTTCATGGACTGGCTCCGCCAGAGCCCGCCGGCGCCCGGCTTCGAGACGGCGGTGCAGACGGCCGGCGAGCCCGAGCGCGCGGCGCGCCTGCGGCGCGAGCACAGCGGCATCACGCTGGACGGGCAGACCTGGCAGGAGATGGTGGACGCCGGCCGCAAGCTGGGCCTGGAGCCCGGCAGCGAAGCCTGA
- a CDS encoding UxaA family hydrolase produces the protein MTPFIRLHPADDVVIARNQLVGGAAVEGFTVRGLVPAGHKVAARALGPGEPVRRYNQIIGFASRPIAPGDHVHTHNLDMGPDKGQFERDYAYGSDLKPAPARREARFMGIRRADGRVATRNYIGILSSVNCSATAARAIADHFSRQTNPAALAPFPNVDGVVALTHGTGCGMDTEGLGMQILERTLAGYATHANFWGVLVVGLGCEANQINAWLAHSRLREGDTLKVFNIQDTGGTRRTVEKGIALVQQMLPRANQVQREPCGAEHITIGLQCGGSDGYSGISANPALGAAVDLLVAHGGTAILSETPEIYGAEHLLTRRAVRPEVGQKLVERIRWWEHYTAINQGEMNNNPSPGNKAGGLTTILEKSLGAVAKGGTSNLEAVYEYAEPVAARGFVYMDTPGYDPVSATGQVAGGANLICFTTGRGSAYGCAPSPSLKLATNSALWQRQEEDMDINCGEIIDGTASIQAMGQRIFELVLATASGEPTKSERHGYGQNEFVPWQVGAVM, from the coding sequence ATGACCCCTTTCATCCGACTCCACCCCGCCGACGACGTGGTGATCGCGCGCAACCAGCTCGTCGGCGGCGCCGCGGTCGAGGGCTTCACCGTGCGCGGCCTGGTGCCGGCCGGCCACAAGGTCGCGGCCCGCGCCCTGGGGCCCGGCGAGCCGGTGCGGCGCTACAACCAGATCATCGGCTTCGCGAGCCGGCCGATCGCGCCCGGCGACCACGTGCACACGCACAACCTCGACATGGGGCCCGACAAGGGCCAGTTCGAGCGCGACTACGCCTACGGCAGCGACCTCAAGCCCGCGCCGGCGCGGCGCGAAGCCCGCTTCATGGGCATCCGGCGCGCGGACGGCCGCGTCGCCACGCGCAACTACATCGGCATCCTGTCCAGCGTGAACTGCTCGGCCACGGCGGCGCGCGCCATCGCCGACCATTTCTCGCGCCAGACGAACCCCGCGGCGCTGGCGCCCTTCCCGAACGTGGACGGGGTGGTGGCCCTGACCCACGGCACCGGCTGCGGCATGGACACCGAGGGGCTGGGCATGCAGATCCTGGAGCGCACGCTGGCCGGCTACGCCACCCACGCCAACTTCTGGGGCGTGCTGGTGGTGGGCCTGGGCTGCGAGGCCAACCAGATCAACGCCTGGCTGGCCCACAGCCGCCTGCGCGAGGGCGACACGCTCAAGGTGTTCAACATCCAGGACACCGGCGGCACGCGCAGGACGGTGGAAAAGGGCATCGCGCTGGTGCAGCAGATGCTGCCGCGCGCCAACCAGGTGCAGCGCGAGCCCTGCGGCGCCGAGCACATCACCATCGGCCTGCAGTGCGGCGGCTCGGACGGCTACTCGGGCATCAGCGCCAACCCGGCGCTGGGCGCGGCGGTGGACCTGCTGGTGGCGCATGGCGGCACGGCCATCCTGAGCGAGACGCCCGAGATCTACGGCGCCGAGCACCTGCTGACGCGCCGCGCCGTGCGGCCCGAGGTCGGCCAGAAGCTGGTCGAGCGCATCCGCTGGTGGGAGCACTACACCGCGATCAACCAGGGCGAGATGAACAACAACCCCTCGCCCGGCAACAAGGCCGGCGGCCTCACCACCATCCTGGAGAAATCGCTGGGCGCGGTCGCCAAGGGCGGCACCAGCAACCTGGAGGCGGTGTACGAATACGCCGAGCCGGTGGCGGCCCGCGGCTTCGTCTACATGGACACGCCGGGCTACGACCCGGTCAGCGCCACCGGCCAGGTGGCGGGCGGCGCCAACCTGATCTGCTTCACCACCGGGCGCGGCAGCGCCTACGGCTGCGCGCCCTCGCCCTCGCTCAAGCTCGCCACCAACAGCGCGCTGTGGCAGCGCCAGGAGGAGGACATGGACATCAACTGCGGCGAGATCATCGACGGCACGGCCTCGATCCAGGCCATGGGCCAGCGCATCTTCGAGCTGGTGCTGGCCACCGCCTCGGGCGAGCCGACCAAGAGCGAGCGCCACGGCTACGGGCAGAACGAATTCGTGCCCTGGCAGGTCGGCGCGGTGATGTAG